DNA from Aphis gossypii isolate Hap1 chromosome 3, ASM2018417v2, whole genome shotgun sequence:
TATACTTCGGTAGTTGAGGTTAATAGTGTCACGGTTATCTATTAGATCGTTGAACGTTATCGTCATACGTTACCTACACCACAAATCTAAGATTTCAATACTTTCTAGTTTCTAGACACAAAGTaccaatttcaatataatgcGTGACTGTATGAGTATTATaatgcgtatattatgtattctgtTACCTGTTGAAAGTATGCAggttaaattacctataataattaataatatattatgtacctaacaCGTGCGGAAATGCATCATTATGTGAATTgcactttttataaaagttatagacAAATGATTAACATAGATgacataattattgatatgcatcaatttatatttatgtaggtactactGTACTAATGAATGAGTCAATGCTATCAATATTACCAATCATTATCGTTTTATATGATCAgcagcaaaaaaaaatgaattttatattttgttatccgCTTTCTTATAGTAAATcactatttaatttgaaaatttttgacAAGTTAGAGAGTAAATAAACAGCACgatacataattgtataaatcaacatttattttgggtaaaaataactatttttcatttaattttgattaaaattaaaaaagatatttttctgCTGCTCATCATCTTGCTCGTCGCATGTCACTACATGATTAGGTATATGCATCAATAGCCGATATATTCGTGTTAAATTCATTGGTTTATCGCGTAGAGTAACTTTGTAAATTAAGTTCCCGAATGAGTTTTTTCTATGGTAAAGTTAATTTTCCGCAAACAGTAGCTTATAGGTACCTTTTAtccttcattaattttatatcttagtatttataataactgtatgttacagtattattgtttcaataGGTAGtcgttttcttatttataataatattaaacatcacAATGGTAGCCACCTTAAGATATCAATGGCCATTCATatttggataaaaatataacatacgcATAGGCCATAGCGACCTGTTAACACccaaaagttaaaacttatttgTTATGTAAGGGCGGAGAACTGATTACATACAAGAAGCttcccaaaaataaatactttcagACAGATAAATGGAGTTGTTCTTGACAGGTCACTTATGACCAAGGAATTGCGatcgttatattataccaacgGCAACGTTTCAAACTGTTGTTTGTCGAagtatttttgagttataataggtactcaaTATGATTATTGTTGTCTTCTTGATTTcatttcaaacaataaaaataaaacaaatttattatgacattACTGTAGGTCCTGCGTCTACGAGTTTTACACACATTCGATGTTGTCGTCGAATTCGGTTTGCAAACTTATATTAGTTTTCCGCGGGGTTATTGATTAGGAACCGGAACGCTGGACCTATAATCACTTTGTTGATTATCCACGGTTAGTTTTTTTCCTACAATCGTCCTGAGAAATGTGTCGAAATCGGATCCAGGGTGAACGTGCATGGAGTACCTGGCACGTGtgtcttgtataatatataataccttaaTGCACGAgtttacgagtatataatataatatgtataaggcCTATAGTTTTTCCCTTCAACTCTCGAGGCGGTCCGATTATAACATTtagaaatctaaaaatattcatcggggttttttttaaacgtgcACATGGTACGGCCACCACGTTTTGTTTCAGATCGTCAGAAGTTACGTTattgctttaatattaaaattataataattcgatGTAggcggtatattatatacattgctATGATTTCACGAATTTATGTCGTGTGCTGTTTCGCACTTCGACGTAGTTTACAAccaattattacaatagtttCCTCGTAGGAATTACTTAAATACAcataacgttattataatgttacacaatattattatcgttatggaacgtatttattttgataccaAACTATCGATCGAtcgatattattgtttacgacGGTCATTTTCTAGATCCAAACGCTTCGTCGGAGaacgctatttttttttatttcgcgTATAATAATCACATCCAATTAGATGCCGCCGTGCAGTTTCCCTTAAATCTGTTTCCCACTTACCCACTTTTGTGACATTTCGCAACAACATGAATCCGTTTACTGAATCTATAGTTATAACGTACATAATGTGCCGACTTAAATTTTACatcaatttaacaataatttaaataagatgTCGTCACTCGTCATCGTATCGACgtgattattttagttttgaaacaacaaatttcaattaaaacaattatatttctgtAATCGATGTTATTGCGTGTTAGGAGCAATTTTGGCATGGTTTGTTGATTGGTTGTATCTTCACGGTGACGGTGTGCAGTTCGGAAGACACGATACCACGTCGAGTTGTTCCAAAGTCCGATGAATATCAAGACGAAATCACCGCTGCCGAAGATCACGAGTAAGtcgaatatttacatattttttccataaacATGTTTTTGAGATAAGAgtgaaagtattatatttgtgcttaaataatattattgtattattgtattattactattattatttttaagtgaaaaCTGTATTTTTGAGATTATTTGAGACTGAACGAAATAGTAACTTTCAATTATCGTATTCAcatgttatgataatataacatgaaaaTATTGCTAAAGttgatttatagtttatacaataatatttaaagcgAGCAAAATACCTCGGTCCTTAGTATATTCAATCAAACGTTTaagtcttaaaatttttaaagacattaataattagaaaacacTGTAGTTCAgcgagtaaaaataaattactaactcGTCATTTCAGTACGGATTAAAGGAAAGCGTGCGTTAAAGTTGCCGCTATCGTATTTGGTACTATCCATTACCATTAGAACAAAACTATTGTAAACACCGCCATGAtggtgcataatataatattgtttatcattTGGTTAGGCGCTTGTAAATCgcgtgtttgaaaaatatgtattagttTTAGCACTATGAAATGAATGGATATGGataatgatgtatattattatacattgtatctCGGGaggttcaaaaatatttgtattttaaataattcgatttttttccgtaataataatctttaacgAATCTACTTAAAACcaagataattaaatagtgTCATTATATAATCCTTCAAAAATAAAGGTCGTCCGTATATCAAACGTTCGCGGACACCCTATATTATTTAGGCCTATAcgcatttattttactgtacgATAATCAATCGGACGTTCTGTCGTTTCGCACAGACACCACAGGATCATCATCGTGGTGCCCAAAGAAATGCCGCAGCACGTGAACCACGTGCACACGTACAAGCTGGCCGGAAAGGGAATACCGCTGATCCACTCGGGCAAAGTGGTGCACGACCACAAGCACAGCGGCAAGGTGGCTCACGATCACGGGCACGTGGGCAAATCCGCTCACAGTCACAAGCACGCCGGCGCGTACGGCCACCAGCACAAGCACCTTGGCTACTTGGGACACAAGCACTTCGGCAGCTTGGGCGTCGTTGGGCAAAAACCCGCGGCCCCGCAGCCGCAGCCGCCGCCGCACAAGTCGTCGCTCGACCATCACCACAACCGCGGCCACCATCACCACCATCCGCTGCATCTGCACAACGCCGCCCACCAGCTGCACTTGCAGCACCAGCACCAGCAGCAACTGCACCAGCAGCAGCTGCTGCAGGCCGGCGACTATCTGGTGCAGCAGCACGGCGCGGCGGGCGGAAGTAGCGGCGTGCTGCAGGCGGGCGGACGTAGGCCCGCTTCCGGCGGCGGTCGCGTACAGTTCGTGCCGTCGTCCAAGCCGCGGGGCCTGGGATCGTTCATGCCCGCGGAGATCCAACAGTACGTGCAGCACGGCGCCGTC
Protein-coding regions in this window:
- the LOC114128863 gene encoding GATA zinc finger domain-containing protein 10-like isoform X1 codes for the protein MYRKIVKEQFWHGLLIGCIFTVTVCSSEDTIPRRVVPKSDEYQDEITAAEDHEHHRIIIVVPKEMPQHVNHVHTYKLAGKGIPLIHSGKVVHDHKHSGKVAHDHGHVGKSAHSHKHAGAYGHQHKHLGYLGHKHFGSLGVVGQKPAAPQPQPPPHKSSLDHHHNRGHHHHHPLHLHNAAHQLHLQHQHQQQLHQQQLLQAGDYLVQQHGAAGGSSGVLQAGGRRPASGGGRVQFVPSSKPRGLGSFMPAEIQQYVQHGAVVQQQQQLQQQQLQHQQHQQQLQHQQHQQQQQYQQQQQQQQYAEYDDDESVDGGGRSAPPPAYNVIQLRVPDHQEPNVIKHVDIDLVNNVAKLQTSEKQQPVTANFKSVTQYNKVIGHGRAVAPANVEDEFDAQTDDEDVGGELLLEDVGYRFGEGYRLAMDGGSGSGDFSAAQEQDEEEVDESFKEPSADEPSDGGGGGGNNAYSQAYSLQF
- the LOC114128863 gene encoding putative mediator of RNA polymerase II transcription subunit 26 isoform X3 — protein: MYRKIVKEQFWHGLLIGCIFTVTVCSSEDTIPRRVVPKSDEYQDEITAAEDHEHHRIIIVVPKEMPQHVNHVHTYKLAGKGIPLIHSGKVVHDHKHSGKVAHDHGHVGKSAHSHKHAGAYGHQHKHLGYLGHKHFGSLGVVGQKPAAPQPQPPPHKSSLDHHHNRGHHHHHPLHLHNAAHQLHLQHQHQQQLHQQQLLQAGDYLVQQHGAAGGSSGVLQAGGRRPASGGGRVQFVPSSKPRGLGSFMPAEIQQYVQHGAVVQQQQQLQQQQLQHQQHQQQLQHQQHQQQQQYQQQQQQQQYAEYDDDESVDGGGRSAPPPAYNVIQLRVPDHQEPNVIKHVDIDLVNNVAKLQTSEKQQPVTANFKRTPNSFTQRFPSHSTHSFQISHNP
- the LOC114128863 gene encoding GATA zinc finger domain-containing protein 10-like isoform X2, with protein sequence MEQFWHGLLIGCIFTVTVCSSEDTIPRRVVPKSDEYQDEITAAEDHEHHRIIIVVPKEMPQHVNHVHTYKLAGKGIPLIHSGKVVHDHKHSGKVAHDHGHVGKSAHSHKHAGAYGHQHKHLGYLGHKHFGSLGVVGQKPAAPQPQPPPHKSSLDHHHNRGHHHHHPLHLHNAAHQLHLQHQHQQQLHQQQLLQAGDYLVQQHGAAGGSSGVLQAGGRRPASGGGRVQFVPSSKPRGLGSFMPAEIQQYVQHGAVVQQQQQLQQQQLQHQQHQQQLQHQQHQQQQQYQQQQQQQQYAEYDDDESVDGGGRSAPPPAYNVIQLRVPDHQEPNVIKHVDIDLVNNVAKLQTSEKQQPVTANFKSVTQYNKVIGHGRAVAPANVEDEFDAQTDDEDVGGELLLEDVGYRFGEGYRLAMDGGSGSGDFSAAQEQDEEEVDESFKEPSADEPSDGGGGGGNNAYSQAYSLQF